In one Cydia strobilella chromosome 25, ilCydStro3.1, whole genome shotgun sequence genomic region, the following are encoded:
- the LOC134752838 gene encoding uncharacterized protein LOC134752838 isoform X2, with amino-acid sequence MTLTQVFYSLKRRFDDSDARSPLNFKYIGMLSFMLSSIGSWPHRQFGRRRLDFILSMYNMLLIVFAIALPSLGATYIWYKRETISFFEAGHVLLCMFLEFLCLIHTQIHYISVIFTLYMVCQMTCGMSLFTFMPWYNNYSNGMFGTDRPANRTFEQAVYFYCFTEDVYTTIKGYWVLFVFNIPTAYNTSCGLVAFDLLLSLIVFQIWGHLKILKHNLLSIIPKEGMYSPEENMRVREILKEIIEHHKLIIKFVDKCSDAFSEELFVFYLLMQLLTCTCLLEVSSLTADALAKYGPLTLGVHQQLIQVSILFEMISTKSEQLIDAVYAIPWQCMDTSNRKTVMVLLQRAQNPITLKAAKMVPVGLQTMAAVLKTTFSYYMMLNAVAGEH; translated from the exons ATGACACTAACACAAGTTTTTTATTCTCTGAAAAGACGATTTGATGACAg tgaTGCAAGGTCGCCCCTGAATTTTAAGTACATCGGTATGCTGAGTTTCATGTTAAGCTCCATTGGCTCTTGGCCACACAGGCAATTCGGCCGGCGCCGCCTGGACTTTATACTGTCCATGTACAATATGCTGTTGATCGTATTCGCTATAGCTTTACCGAGTTTGGGCGCAACCTATATCTGGTACAAGAGAGAGACGATATCGTTCTTCGAAGCGGGGCACGTGCTTTTATGCATGTTTTTAGAATTCTTGTGTTTG ATACATACGCAGATCCACTACATATCAGTGATATTCACACTGTACATGGTCTGTCAGATGACCTGTGGTATGAGCCTGTTCACGTTCATGCCGTGGTATAACAACTACAGCAACGGAATGTTCGGCACGGACCGGCCCGCCAACCGCACTTTTGAGCAAGCcgtctatttctactgtttcacCGAAGACGTGTATACTACCATTAAGGGATATTGGGTTCTCTTCGTATTCAATATTCCTACCGCCTATAACACTTCATGTGGCCTCGTAGCCTTCGACCTCCTGCTCTCCCTTATTGTCTTTCAAATTTGGGGCCAtcttaaaattttgaaacacAACCTGCTAAGCATAATTCCGAAGGAGGGCATGTATTCACCTGAAGAGAATATGCGAGTCCGAGAAATCTTAAAGGAAATCATCGAACACCACAAATTAATCATAAA GTTTGTGGACAAGTGCTCCGACGCGTTTAGTGAGGaattgtttgtattttatttgctgATGCAACTCCTTACGTGCACGTGTTTGCTTGAGGTTTCCTCGCTGACGGCAGACGCGCTGGCTAAATATGGACCGTTAACTCTCGGGGTGCACCAACAACTGATTCAAGTTTCTATACTTTTCGAAATGATAAGTACTAag AGCGAGCAGCTGATCGACGCCGTGTACGCAATACCGTGGCAGTGTATGGACACCAGCAACCGCAAGACAGTGATGGTCCTGTTGCAGAGGGCGCAAAACCCCATCACGCTCAAGGCCGCCAAGATGGTTCCCGTGGGCTTGCAGACTATGGCCGCG gtCCTGAAGACAACATTTTCCTATTACATGATGCTGAACGCCGTGGCTGGAGAGCATTAA
- the LOC134752646 gene encoding chorion class high-cysteine HCB protein 13-like → MAFKVVILCAFALLIQSISGKSCGCSCGSGRSGKYISSGSIGSVSSSSSGSIGSVSSSSSISSKSISVSNSGGDFLVTCVGPISPSGIAVSSELGLSGDLNVNGELPFLSAVEFSGQYDTKGSGCVDYSCGTCGNVAITSVQGSSGCGCGCGR, encoded by the exons ATGGCGTTCAAAGTTGTGATCCTCTGCGCTTTCGCCCTTCTGATCCAG TCCATCTCCGGAAAGAGCTGCGGTTGCTCGTGCGGGTCCGGCCGCTCCGGCAAATACATCAGCTCCGGCTCTATTGGGTCCGTGTCCTCTAGCAGCTCCGGCTCTATTGGGTCCGTGTCCTCTAGCAGCTCCATCAGCTCCAAGTCTATCTCCGTCTCCAACAGCGGCGGCGACTTCCTCGTCACCTGTGTCGGCCCCATCTCCCCCTCTGGCATCGCCGTCTCCTCCGAGCTCGGCCTGAGCGGGGACTTGAACGTCAACGGGGAACTGCCGTTCCTGAGCGCCGTGGAGTTCTCGGGCCAATACGACACTAAAGGGTCCGGGTGCGTGGACTACAGCTGCGGCACGTGCGGGAACGTGGCCATCACCAGCGTGCAGGGCAGCTCCGGCTGCGGCTGCGGCTGCGGACGCTAA
- the LOC134752885 gene encoding chorion class high-cysteine HCB protein 13-like, with amino-acid sequence MAFKVMILCAFALLVQSISGQSCGCSCGSGRSGIYGRSGSIGSVSSSSSGSIGSVSSSSSISSKSISVSNSGGDFLVTCVGPISPSGIAVSSELGLSGDLNVNGELPFLSAVEFSGQYDTKGSGCVDYSCGTCGNVAITSVQGGSGCGCGCGR; translated from the exons ATGGCGTTCAAAGTTATGATCCTCTGCGCTTTCGCCCTTCTGGTCCAG TCCATCTCCGGACAGAGCTGCGGGTGCTCGTGCGGGTCCGGCCGCTCCGGCATATACGGCAGGTCCGGCTCTATTGGGTCCGTGTCCTCTAGCAGCTCCGGCTCTATTGGGTCCGTGTCCTCTAGCAGCTCCATCAGCTCCAAGTCTATCTCCGTCTCCAACAGCGGCGGCGATTTCCTCGTCACCTGTGTCGGCCCCATCTCCCCCTCTGGCATCGCCGTCTCCTCCGAGCTCGGCCTGAGCGGGGACTTGAACGTCAACGGGGAACTGCCGTTCCTGAGCGCCGTGGAGTTCTCGGGCCAATACGACACTAAAGGGTCCGGGTGCGTGGACTACAGCTGCGGCACGTGCGGGAACGTGGCTATCACCAGCGTCCAGGGCGGCTCCGGCTGCGGCTGCGGCTGCGGACGCTAA
- the LOC134752838 gene encoding uncharacterized protein LOC134752838 isoform X1: MTLTQVFYSLKRRFDDSDARSPLNFKYIGMLSFMLSSIGSWPHRQFGRRRLDFILSMYNMLLIVFAIALPSLGATYIWYKRETISFFEAGHVLLCMFLEFLCLQRLFIAWTAKYREIIKDYLLEFHLFYFKNRTQYASKIHTQIHYISVIFTLYMVCQMTCGMSLFTFMPWYNNYSNGMFGTDRPANRTFEQAVYFYCFTEDVYTTIKGYWVLFVFNIPTAYNTSCGLVAFDLLLSLIVFQIWGHLKILKHNLLSIIPKEGMYSPEENMRVREILKEIIEHHKLIIKFVDKCSDAFSEELFVFYLLMQLLTCTCLLEVSSLTADALAKYGPLTLGVHQQLIQVSILFEMISTKSEQLIDAVYAIPWQCMDTSNRKTVMVLLQRAQNPITLKAAKMVPVGLQTMAAVLKTTFSYYMMLNAVAGEH, translated from the exons ATGACACTAACACAAGTTTTTTATTCTCTGAAAAGACGATTTGATGACAg tgaTGCAAGGTCGCCCCTGAATTTTAAGTACATCGGTATGCTGAGTTTCATGTTAAGCTCCATTGGCTCTTGGCCACACAGGCAATTCGGCCGGCGCCGCCTGGACTTTATACTGTCCATGTACAATATGCTGTTGATCGTATTCGCTATAGCTTTACCGAGTTTGGGCGCAACCTATATCTGGTACAAGAGAGAGACGATATCGTTCTTCGAAGCGGGGCACGTGCTTTTATGCATGTTTTTAGAATTCTTGTGTTTG CAAAGGTTATTTATCGCTTGGACGGCTAAATATCGAGAGATAATAAAGGATTATTTACTAGAATTCCACCTGTTTTACTTCAAGAATCGAACGCAGTACGCTTCGAAG ATACATACGCAGATCCACTACATATCAGTGATATTCACACTGTACATGGTCTGTCAGATGACCTGTGGTATGAGCCTGTTCACGTTCATGCCGTGGTATAACAACTACAGCAACGGAATGTTCGGCACGGACCGGCCCGCCAACCGCACTTTTGAGCAAGCcgtctatttctactgtttcacCGAAGACGTGTATACTACCATTAAGGGATATTGGGTTCTCTTCGTATTCAATATTCCTACCGCCTATAACACTTCATGTGGCCTCGTAGCCTTCGACCTCCTGCTCTCCCTTATTGTCTTTCAAATTTGGGGCCAtcttaaaattttgaaacacAACCTGCTAAGCATAATTCCGAAGGAGGGCATGTATTCACCTGAAGAGAATATGCGAGTCCGAGAAATCTTAAAGGAAATCATCGAACACCACAAATTAATCATAAA GTTTGTGGACAAGTGCTCCGACGCGTTTAGTGAGGaattgtttgtattttatttgctgATGCAACTCCTTACGTGCACGTGTTTGCTTGAGGTTTCCTCGCTGACGGCAGACGCGCTGGCTAAATATGGACCGTTAACTCTCGGGGTGCACCAACAACTGATTCAAGTTTCTATACTTTTCGAAATGATAAGTACTAag AGCGAGCAGCTGATCGACGCCGTGTACGCAATACCGTGGCAGTGTATGGACACCAGCAACCGCAAGACAGTGATGGTCCTGTTGCAGAGGGCGCAAAACCCCATCACGCTCAAGGCCGCCAAGATGGTTCCCGTGGGCTTGCAGACTATGGCCGCG gtCCTGAAGACAACATTTTCCTATTACATGATGCTGAACGCCGTGGCTGGAGAGCATTAA
- the LOC134752907 gene encoding chorion class high-cysteine HCA protein 12-like gives MSPFTVFVLCLQLCLIQSVLSQKCCGTGKSSYSSVSSGSSGGSYGGQGCGQVGAAGTIDACGTTCVTGAVPVLGSVCFGGCAPARGSVSICGQCGCGCN, from the exons ATGTCTCCCTTCACCGTGTTCGTCCTCTGCCTCCAGCTCTGCCTGATTCAG TCCGTGCTGAGCCAGAAGTGCTGCGGTACGGGTAAAAGCTCGTACAGCTCTGTGAGCTCTGGCAGCAGCGGCGGCTCGTACGGCGGGCAGGGCTGCGGACAGGTGGGCGCGGCCGGCACCATCGACGCGTGTGGCACCACCTGCGTCACCGGCGCCGTGCCCGTGCTCGGCTCCGTCTGCTTCGGCGGCTGCGCGCCCGCCCGCGGCTCCGTCTCCATCTGCGGGCagtgcggatgcggatgcaaCTAA